In a genomic window of Leisingera caerulea DSM 24564:
- a CDS encoding Lrp/AsnC family transcriptional regulator, whose product MSALDDLDFGILRALSEDATLSAGALGRQLDLSQPATWRRIKRLQEAGIIAGRRLELDKEKLGFGVTVFLGVKLATKGRVSLEDFERAVSAIPEVQTVEHVLGMYDYRLRVTARDISDFERVLRRRVMTLPGVGNVEANVLLSEERRPGPLG is encoded by the coding sequence ATGAGCGCGCTGGATGATCTGGACTTTGGCATCCTGCGGGCGCTGTCCGAGGATGCGACCTTGTCGGCAGGCGCCTTAGGACGGCAGCTGGACCTCAGCCAGCCCGCCACATGGCGTCGGATCAAGCGGCTGCAGGAAGCGGGCATCATCGCGGGCCGCAGGCTGGAACTGGACAAGGAGAAGCTGGGGTTTGGCGTCACCGTCTTTCTGGGCGTGAAGCTGGCGACCAAGGGGCGGGTCAGCCTGGAGGATTTCGAGCGCGCGGTTTCTGCCATCCCCGAGGTGCAGACGGTGGAGCATGTGCTGGGCATGTATGACTACCGCCTGCGGGTGACGGCGCGGGACATCTCCGATTTTGAGCGCGTGCTGCGTCGCCGGGTAATGACCCTGCCGGGGGTGGGGAATGTTGAGGCCAATGTGCTGCTGAGCGAGGAGCGGCGGCCGGGTCCGCTGGGCTGA
- a CDS encoding aminotransferase class V-fold PLP-dependent enzyme has protein sequence MALLDTVDPQGLDEFSVVFTDRSLNHMSKTFQTVMLDINAMLKEVYNAEAVALVPGGGTYAMEAVARQFARDAKALVVRNGWFSYRWSQIFEAGGLTASSTVMKARRTGNETASPFEPAPIADVVAAIKEQKPDIVFAPHVETAAGVILPDDYVTAMAEAAHEVGALMVLDCIASGCAWVDMKATGVDVLISAPQKGWSASPSAGLVMFSERALARLEETASDSFALNLKQWRAIMKAYEDGGHAYHATMPTDALRAFRDTMLETKEYGFERLREAQWKLGNGVRMMLKDKGITSVAAEGFGAPGVVVSYTSDPDVQNGKKFLALGTQIAAGVPLQCDEPADFRTFRLGLFGLDKLYDVDSTLARLKTVVDQVL, from the coding sequence ATGGCATTGCTCGATACCGTCGACCCGCAGGGTCTGGATGAATTCTCGGTGGTGTTCACCGACCGCTCGCTCAATCACATGTCTAAGACCTTCCAGACCGTGATGCTGGATATCAACGCGATGCTCAAGGAGGTCTATAACGCTGAGGCCGTGGCGCTGGTGCCGGGCGGCGGCACCTATGCGATGGAGGCGGTGGCCCGCCAGTTCGCCCGTGATGCGAAGGCGCTGGTGGTGCGCAATGGCTGGTTCTCCTACCGCTGGAGCCAGATCTTCGAGGCGGGCGGACTTACCGCGTCCTCCACCGTGATGAAGGCGCGCCGCACCGGTAATGAAACGGCCTCGCCGTTTGAGCCTGCGCCGATTGCCGATGTGGTTGCCGCGATCAAGGAACAGAAACCGGACATCGTCTTTGCCCCGCATGTGGAAACCGCCGCGGGTGTGATCCTGCCGGATGACTATGTGACCGCGATGGCGGAGGCCGCGCATGAGGTCGGCGCACTGATGGTGCTGGATTGCATCGCCTCCGGCTGCGCCTGGGTCGACATGAAGGCCACCGGCGTCGATGTGCTGATCTCCGCCCCGCAAAAAGGCTGGAGCGCATCGCCCTCTGCCGGTCTGGTGATGTTCTCGGAGCGTGCGCTGGCGCGGCTGGAGGAAACCGCCTCGGACAGCTTTGCGCTGAACCTGAAACAGTGGCGCGCCATCATGAAGGCTTATGAGGACGGCGGCCACGCCTATCACGCCACCATGCCGACCGATGCGCTGCGCGCCTTCCGCGACACCATGCTGGAAACCAAAGAGTACGGCTTTGAGCGCCTGCGCGAGGCGCAGTGGAAGCTGGGCAACGGCGTGCGGATGATGCTGAAGGACAAGGGCATCACCTCGGTTGCCGCCGAAGGCTTTGGCGCGCCGGGTGTGGTGGTGAGCTATACCAGCGATCCGGACGTGCAGAATGGCAAGAAGTTTCTGGCGCTGGGCACCCAGATCGCCGCGGGTGTTCCGCTGCAGTGCGACGAGCCCGCCGATTTCCGCACCTTCCGCTTGGGACTGTTCGGCCTCGACAAGCTCTATGATGTGGATTCAACCCTGGCACGGCTGAAAACCGTGGTGGATCAGGTGCTTTAA
- a CDS encoding DMT family transporter, giving the protein MPDSPGAANWAKLLFLGVIWGASFMAVSLALRGFPPMTIAALRISIGALCLLSVVYAMGIGLPSPRTREGRIIWACAIGMGFFTNALPFTLLSWGQTYVASGFAGVCMAVVPLFVLPLAHLLVPGEHMTLRRTISFLIGFAGVVILIGLDAFRSAGTDFESLARLACLGASLCYAIGSIITRLCPQVNMLSLSAAALLCGAAMMTPAALWAEGVPELPAALPLGAVIYLGLLPTALAQVLLVQVARSAGPAFLSTVNYQVPVWSVIFGAALLGETLPPQLFAALALILGGLLLSRSRRPRVA; this is encoded by the coding sequence ATGCCAGACTCCCCCGGCGCCGCCAATTGGGCCAAGCTCCTGTTCCTCGGTGTTATCTGGGGCGCCTCTTTCATGGCGGTGTCACTGGCGCTGCGAGGCTTCCCGCCGATGACCATCGCCGCGCTACGGATCTCCATCGGCGCGCTGTGCCTGCTGAGCGTGGTCTATGCGATGGGCATCGGCCTGCCTTCGCCGCGAACGCGCGAAGGCCGGATCATCTGGGCCTGTGCCATCGGCATGGGGTTCTTCACCAACGCCCTGCCCTTCACCCTGCTCAGTTGGGGGCAGACCTATGTGGCCAGCGGCTTTGCCGGGGTTTGCATGGCGGTGGTGCCGCTGTTTGTGCTGCCGCTCGCGCATCTGCTGGTGCCGGGCGAGCACATGACCCTGCGCCGTACAATCAGCTTCCTGATCGGCTTTGCCGGCGTTGTCATACTAATCGGCCTCGACGCCTTCCGCTCTGCCGGAACGGATTTTGAATCACTCGCCCGCCTCGCCTGCCTCGGTGCGTCGCTCTGCTACGCCATCGGCTCAATCATCACCCGGCTCTGCCCGCAGGTGAACATGCTGTCGCTTTCCGCCGCAGCGCTCCTGTGCGGCGCTGCCATGATGACCCCCGCCGCGCTCTGGGCCGAAGGCGTGCCGGAACTGCCCGCCGCCCTGCCGCTGGGCGCGGTGATCTACCTCGGTTTGCTGCCAACCGCCCTCGCCCAAGTGCTGCTGGTCCAGGTCGCCCGCAGCGCCGGTCCTGCGTTCCTGTCCACCGTGAACTACCAAGTGCCGGTCTGGTCGGTGATCTTTGGCGCCGCGCTGCTCGGAGAAACCTTGCCACCGCAGTTGTTTGCCGCGCTGGCGCTGATCCTTGGCGGCCTCCTTCTCAGCCGCAGCCGCCGCCCGCGCGTGGCGTAA
- a CDS encoding Lrp/AsnC family transcriptional regulator: MLDDLDRRILRYMQSDPEQSIPDRAERLGLTASRLSRRLEKLREGGVILGQRAVIDWRALGYEVEVSLRVTLDKTNPRAFDEFIEAARGIAEVIEIQTFLGQVDVRLSVIARDMPHYQQIYRAGILNLPHITDIEALMHVARIKSDEVLPV; the protein is encoded by the coding sequence ATGCTTGATGATCTCGACCGGCGCATTCTGCGCTATATGCAAAGCGACCCGGAGCAATCGATTCCGGATCGGGCCGAACGGCTGGGCCTAACTGCTTCGCGCCTGTCGCGGCGGCTGGAGAAGCTGCGCGAGGGCGGCGTGATCCTGGGGCAGAGGGCGGTGATTGACTGGCGAGCCTTGGGCTACGAGGTCGAAGTTTCCCTGCGGGTGACGCTGGACAAGACCAACCCGCGCGCCTTTGACGAATTCATCGAGGCGGCCCGTGGCATTGCCGAGGTGATCGAGATCCAGACCTTCCTGGGCCAGGTCGATGTGCGGCTTTCGGTGATTGCGCGGGACATGCCGCATTACCAGCAGATCTACCGCGCCGGCATTCTGAACCTGCCGCATATCACCGATATCGAGGCGCTGATGCATGTGGCGCGGATCAAGTCGGATGAGGTGCTGCCGGTATGA
- a CDS encoding DMT family transporter, translating into MSTSSITPRYWLMIATLGFVWGATFLLIKLALDGITPFWLAASRIGFAALLLCAVWGWRGFKLFKSETNWPSLVIIGILSTALPFMLISWGQQHVSSGFTGVSMAAIPLMVLPLAHVFVPGEQMTLRRLIGFCIGFAGVALLIGGKAFETSGAELEAYGRAACLSAAACYSVSSILTRRLPPVDPVGLAAILLVIGCFIIFPAAWAVEGPPVMPDSRTLLIAAILGLIPTAAANLLRVIVVREAGPTFMTLTNYQVPVWAVVLGAVFLGEELPPSMLLAMAMILGGLGLSQFGRLSRLFSKGG; encoded by the coding sequence ATGAGCACAAGCAGCATCACCCCGCGCTACTGGCTGATGATCGCCACTCTCGGCTTTGTCTGGGGCGCAACCTTTTTGCTGATCAAGCTGGCGCTGGACGGGATCACCCCGTTCTGGCTGGCGGCCAGCCGGATTGGCTTTGCCGCGCTCCTGCTGTGCGCGGTCTGGGGCTGGCGCGGGTTCAAGCTGTTCAAGTCTGAAACCAACTGGCCCTCGCTGGTAATCATCGGCATCCTCAGCACTGCCCTGCCCTTCATGCTGATCTCTTGGGGCCAGCAGCATGTCTCCTCCGGCTTCACCGGCGTCAGCATGGCGGCAATCCCGCTGATGGTGCTGCCGCTGGCGCATGTCTTTGTCCCCGGAGAGCAGATGACCCTGCGCCGCCTTATCGGCTTCTGCATCGGCTTTGCAGGCGTCGCGCTGCTGATCGGCGGCAAGGCGTTTGAGACGAGCGGCGCAGAGCTTGAGGCTTATGGCCGCGCCGCCTGCCTGTCTGCCGCCGCTTGTTACTCGGTCAGCTCCATCCTGACCCGCCGCCTGCCGCCGGTGGACCCGGTAGGGCTGGCGGCCATCCTGCTGGTGATCGGCTGCTTCATCATCTTCCCGGCCGCCTGGGCCGTCGAAGGCCCGCCAGTGATGCCGGACAGCCGCACCCTGCTCATCGCGGCCATCCTCGGCCTGATTCCCACCGCTGCTGCCAACCTGCTGCGCGTCATCGTGGTGCGGGAGGCAGGGCCCACTTTCATGACCCTCACCAATTACCAGGTACCGGTCTGGGCGGTGGTGCTGGGGGCGGTGTTCCTGGGCGAGGAGTTGCCGCCCTCAATGCTGCTTGCGATGGCGATGATCCTGGGCGGCCTTGGCCTCAGCCAGTTCGGCAGGCTGAGCCGCCTGTTCAGCAAAGGGGGCTGA
- a CDS encoding pyrimidine 5'-nucleotidase, whose product MPKHAFSHVSQWVFDLDNTLYHPSARLFNQIEVKMTAYVMDALKVDRAEADRLRSHYWREHGTTLAGLMREHDLDPEPYLDAVHDISMDHLEEDAALAAGIRNLPGKKIVYTNGSAPYAERVLAARGLSGLFDGVFGVEHADYHPKPERRAFDKVFARAGVAPQQAAMFEDDARNLAAPHEMGMRTVHVAPEPLAAAHIHHHSDDLAGFLAKLI is encoded by the coding sequence ATGCCTAAACATGCCTTTTCCCATGTCTCCCAATGGGTGTTCGACCTCGACAACACCCTGTACCACCCGTCTGCGCGGCTGTTCAACCAGATCGAGGTCAAGATGACCGCCTATGTGATGGATGCCCTCAAGGTGGACAGGGCCGAGGCAGACCGCCTGCGCAGCCATTACTGGCGCGAGCATGGCACCACGCTGGCAGGGCTGATGCGGGAACATGATCTGGACCCGGAGCCCTATCTGGACGCGGTGCATGATATCTCGATGGACCACCTGGAAGAGGACGCCGCCCTGGCGGCAGGCATCCGCAATCTGCCCGGCAAGAAGATCGTCTATACCAACGGCTCCGCGCCTTATGCCGAGCGGGTGCTGGCCGCACGGGGGCTGTCGGGGCTGTTTGACGGTGTCTTTGGGGTCGAACACGCGGATTACCACCCGAAACCGGAGCGCCGCGCCTTTGACAAGGTCTTTGCCCGCGCGGGCGTAGCCCCGCAGCAGGCCGCGATGTTCGAGGATGACGCGCGCAACCTCGCCGCCCCGCATGAGATGGGCATGCGCACGGTGCATGTGGCGCCAGAGCCCCTGGCCGCCGCGCACATCCATCATCATTCGGATGATCTGGCCGGCTTTCTGGCAAAGCTGATCTGA
- a CDS encoding UbiH/UbiF family hydroxylase, translated as MAETCDILISGGGIAGLTAAAAFASSGFSVICADPAPPVTDRDAEGSDLRTTAFLQPAQALLARCGIWARLEEHAAPLQIMRIVDAGGARPEPRVVKDFNAADISDQPFGWNLPNWLLRREMIARLAELPNADLRFGTGTTALFTRTDEARVSLSDGSQVTAKLVVACDGRNSPMREAAGIPVKTTRYGQKALAFAVTHPVPHENVSTEIHRSGGPFTLVPLPDYQGQPSSAIVWMERGPRAQELLNLEPADFEAAMTERSCGLFGDLKLASRRTIWPIISQSAERLNGERLALMAEAAHVVPPIGAQGLNMSLGDLRSLLELAEARPEGLGDAQMLAAYHKARHNEILLRVKGIDLLNRTSMLAPRPLRDLRAFGLNALYSLAPVRKTLMQMGLGVK; from the coding sequence ATGGCCGAGACCTGCGATATCCTGATTTCCGGCGGCGGCATTGCGGGACTGACCGCAGCCGCCGCTTTTGCGTCCAGCGGCTTCAGCGTGATCTGCGCCGACCCGGCCCCGCCGGTGACAGACCGAGACGCCGAAGGCTCCGACCTGCGCACCACCGCGTTTCTGCAGCCCGCGCAAGCGCTGCTGGCACGCTGCGGCATCTGGGCGCGGCTGGAAGAGCACGCCGCGCCATTGCAGATCATGCGCATCGTCGATGCAGGCGGTGCCCGGCCCGAGCCGCGTGTGGTCAAGGATTTCAATGCCGCCGATATCTCCGACCAGCCCTTCGGGTGGAACCTGCCGAACTGGCTGTTGCGGCGCGAAATGATTGCCCGGCTGGCGGAGCTGCCCAACGCAGACCTGCGCTTTGGTACTGGCACCACGGCCCTGTTCACCCGCACCGATGAGGCGCGCGTCAGCCTCAGCGACGGCAGCCAGGTGACAGCCAAGCTGGTGGTGGCCTGCGACGGCCGCAACTCTCCGATGCGAGAGGCGGCGGGCATTCCGGTGAAAACCACCCGCTACGGGCAAAAAGCACTGGCCTTTGCCGTCACCCATCCGGTGCCGCATGAGAATGTGTCGACCGAAATTCACCGCTCCGGCGGCCCCTTCACCCTGGTGCCGCTGCCCGATTACCAGGGCCAGCCGTCCTCGGCCATTGTCTGGATGGAACGCGGGCCGCGGGCGCAGGAACTCTTGAACCTGGAGCCGGCCGACTTCGAGGCCGCTATGACCGAGCGCAGCTGCGGCTTGTTCGGTGATCTGAAACTGGCGTCGCGCCGCACCATCTGGCCGATCATCAGCCAGTCAGCGGAGCGGCTGAACGGCGAGCGCCTGGCGCTGATGGCCGAGGCCGCCCATGTGGTGCCGCCGATCGGCGCGCAGGGCCTCAACATGTCTCTGGGCGACCTGCGCAGCCTGCTGGAACTGGCCGAGGCCCGCCCCGAGGGTCTGGGCGACGCGCAGATGCTGGCCGCCTACCACAAGGCCCGCCACAATGAGATACTGCTGCGGGTGAAGGGCATTGACCTGTTGAACCGCACCTCGATGCTGGCCCCGCGCCCGCTGCGCGACCTGCGCGCCTTTGGCCTCAACGCGCTCTATTCCCTGGCGCCGGTGCGCAAGACGCTGATGCAGATGGGGCTGGGCGTGAAGTAA
- a CDS encoding M50 family metallopeptidase codes for MAIAALWQTPAMLPLRVLTVFLHEVSHAAMTLLTGGELVSLTVDPYEGGMVVSRGGSRFLTLTAGYTGSLLIGSTLFVIALRTDWDRKVLAIFGVLTLAVAAFYVRDLFALGFSVATGALMLAASRYISLNINDMILRVIGVSSMIYAPLDLWDDTIARSHLHSDARMMAEELGGATMLWGGIWLAISLGVIWLTLRHGLGRTSNIPLRSPIRIMR; via the coding sequence TTGGCCATCGCCGCTCTCTGGCAGACCCCGGCGATGCTGCCCTTGCGGGTCCTGACCGTGTTCCTGCATGAAGTCTCCCATGCCGCCATGACATTGCTGACCGGCGGCGAGTTGGTCAGCCTCACCGTCGATCCTTATGAGGGCGGCATGGTGGTCTCGCGCGGCGGCAGCCGGTTCCTGACGCTCACGGCAGGTTACACCGGCTCACTGCTGATCGGTTCTACCCTGTTCGTGATTGCGCTGCGCACCGACTGGGACCGCAAGGTGCTCGCCATCTTCGGCGTCCTCACCTTGGCAGTTGCAGCCTTTTATGTCCGGGATCTCTTTGCGCTTGGCTTCAGCGTTGCCACCGGCGCTCTGATGCTCGCCGCATCACGCTACATCAGCCTCAATATCAACGACATGATCCTGCGGGTGATCGGGGTCAGCAGCATGATCTACGCCCCGCTCGATCTCTGGGACGACACCATCGCGCGTTCCCACCTGCACTCGGACGCCCGGATGATGGCCGAGGAGCTCGGCGGCGCAACCATGCTGTGGGGAGGCATTTGGCTGGCAATCAGCCTCGGGGTGATCTGGCTCACCCTGCGCCATGGGCTGGGCCGCACAAGCAATATTCCCCTGCGCAGCCCAATCCGGATTATGCGTTAA
- the ilvC gene encoding ketol-acid reductoisomerase, with protein sequence MRVYYDRDCDVNLIKDKKVAILGYGSQGHAHALNLRDSGAKNLVVALREGSPSAKKAEGEGLQVMGIAEAAAWCDVIMFTMPDELQAETYKKYVHDNIKPGAAIAFAHGLNVHFGLIEPKEGVDVIMMAPKGPGHTVRGEYTKGGGVPCLVAVHTDATGKALETGLSYCSAIGGGRSGIIETNFREECETDLFGEQAVLCGGLVELIRCGFETLVEAGYAPEMAYFECLHEVKLIVDLIYEGGIANMDYSISNTAEYGQYVTGPRILKYDETKARMKAVLEDIQQGKFVRDFMLENQVGQPTLKASRRANDEHLIEETGAKLRGMMPWISAGKMVDKEKN encoded by the coding sequence ATGCGCGTTTATTACGACCGCGATTGCGATGTGAACCTGATCAAGGACAAGAAAGTGGCCATCCTGGGCTATGGCTCCCAAGGCCACGCCCACGCGCTGAACCTGCGCGATTCCGGCGCCAAGAACCTTGTCGTTGCACTGCGCGAAGGCTCCCCCTCGGCCAAGAAAGCGGAAGGCGAAGGCCTGCAGGTCATGGGCATCGCGGAAGCGGCGGCCTGGTGCGACGTGATCATGTTCACCATGCCCGACGAACTGCAGGCAGAAACCTACAAGAAATACGTCCACGACAACATCAAGCCGGGTGCCGCCATCGCATTCGCCCACGGCCTGAATGTGCACTTCGGCCTGATCGAGCCGAAAGAAGGCGTCGACGTCATCATGATGGCACCCAAGGGCCCGGGCCACACCGTGCGCGGCGAATACACCAAAGGCGGCGGCGTGCCCTGCCTGGTTGCGGTTCACACCGACGCCACCGGCAAGGCGCTGGAAACCGGCCTGTCCTACTGCTCCGCCATCGGCGGCGGCCGCTCCGGCATCATCGAAACCAACTTCCGCGAAGAATGCGAAACCGACCTGTTCGGCGAGCAGGCCGTTCTCTGCGGCGGCCTGGTTGAGCTGATCCGCTGCGGCTTTGAGACCCTGGTCGAAGCTGGCTACGCACCGGAAATGGCCTATTTCGAGTGCCTGCACGAAGTGAAGCTGATCGTTGACCTGATCTATGAAGGCGGCATCGCCAACATGGACTACTCGATCTCCAACACCGCCGAGTACGGCCAGTACGTCACCGGCCCGCGCATCCTGAAGTACGACGAAACCAAAGCCCGCATGAAAGCGGTTCTGGAAGACATCCAGCAGGGCAAATTCGTCCGCGACTTCATGCTGGAGAACCAGGTTGGCCAGCCGACCCTGAAAGCCTCCCGCCGTGCCAACGACGAGCACCTGATCGAAGAAACCGGCGCCAAGCTGCGCGGCATGATGCCGTGGATCTCGGCCGGCAAGATGGTCGACAAAGAGAAGAACTAA
- the glmM gene encoding phosphoglucosamine mutase gives MRNLFGTDGVRGTANIHPMTAEMALRIGAAVGRYFRRDGTGVHRVVIGKDTRLSGYMFENALTAGLTSTGMNVLLLGPVPTPAVGLMTRSMRADLGVMISASHNPSEDNGIKFFGPDGFKLSDSAEIEIEALIEAGVEPAQAANIGRAKRIDDARFRYGERVKSSLPRNLGLNGLKVVIDCANGAAHRTAPEVLWELGAEVIPVGVAPDGLNINRGCGSTHPQTAAEAVVAHGAHAGICLDGDADRVIVIDETGTVADGDQLMALLATRWAEQDQLAGGALVATVMSNLGLERYLNGKGLGLERTAVGDRYVVERMREGGFNLGGEQSGHIVMSDFATTGDGLMAGLHFLAEMVQTGKKASELAHQFETVPQRLRNVRFQAGQAPLEDEHVQDAIAAAEKMLDGQGRLLIRKSGTEPLVRVMAESEDAELMTLAVDSVVAAVEAAVAE, from the coding sequence ATGCGAAATCTCTTTGGCACCGATGGCGTGCGCGGAACCGCCAATATTCACCCCATGACCGCCGAAATGGCGCTGCGCATCGGCGCCGCTGTCGGGCGCTATTTCCGGCGCGACGGCACCGGGGTGCACCGGGTGGTGATCGGCAAGGATACCCGGCTGTCCGGCTACATGTTTGAAAACGCGCTGACGGCGGGGCTGACCTCTACCGGCATGAACGTGCTGCTGCTTGGGCCGGTGCCGACGCCTGCGGTCGGATTGATGACGCGGTCGATGCGGGCCGATCTGGGGGTGATGATTTCGGCCAGCCACAACCCCTCCGAGGACAATGGGATAAAGTTCTTCGGCCCCGATGGCTTCAAGCTCTCGGACAGTGCGGAGATAGAGATCGAGGCGCTGATTGAGGCGGGCGTCGAGCCGGCCCAGGCAGCCAACATCGGCCGGGCCAAGCGGATCGATGACGCCCGCTTTCGCTATGGCGAGCGGGTCAAAAGCTCGTTGCCGCGCAACCTGGGCCTTAACGGTCTGAAGGTGGTGATTGACTGTGCCAATGGCGCGGCGCACCGGACAGCGCCGGAAGTCCTTTGGGAGCTTGGCGCTGAGGTAATCCCGGTGGGGGTGGCGCCTGACGGGCTGAACATCAACCGCGGTTGCGGGTCGACGCATCCGCAGACAGCCGCCGAAGCAGTTGTGGCGCATGGTGCCCATGCGGGCATCTGCCTGGACGGCGATGCGGACCGGGTGATCGTGATCGACGAGACCGGAACTGTGGCCGATGGCGACCAGCTGATGGCGCTGCTGGCGACCCGCTGGGCCGAACAGGACCAGCTGGCGGGCGGCGCGCTGGTGGCGACTGTGATGTCGAACCTGGGCCTTGAACGCTATTTGAACGGGAAGGGGCTGGGCCTGGAGCGCACTGCCGTGGGCGACCGCTATGTGGTGGAGCGGATGCGCGAGGGCGGCTTTAACCTTGGCGGTGAGCAGTCGGGCCATATCGTGATGAGCGATTTTGCCACCACCGGCGACGGGCTGATGGCGGGGCTGCACTTCCTGGCTGAAATGGTTCAGACCGGCAAAAAAGCCTCAGAGCTGGCGCATCAGTTCGAGACTGTGCCGCAGCGGCTGCGCAACGTGCGGTTCCAGGCGGGCCAGGCGCCGCTGGAAGATGAGCACGTGCAGGACGCGATTGCCGCGGCGGAGAAGATGCTGGACGGCCAGGGGCGGCTGCTGATCCGCAAATCCGGCACAGAGCCGCTGGTGCGGGTGATGGCCGAGAGCGAGGACGCAGAGCTGATGACGCTGGCGGTCGACAGCGTTGTTGCCGCGGTCGAGGCGGCTGTGGCGGAGTGA
- the folP gene encoding dihydropteroate synthase, producing the protein MIYYRPLVRHGEARPEGAVPLAGSALWFTEVEILSRDAPPRIAPAGLVPELQRRRLSARRASIAGLDMTQPQIMGILNVTPDSFSDGGKHTGVEAGKAAALQMVADGATIIDVGGESTRPGAEEVAEADEIARTAPVIAAIRAESSVPISIDTRKATVGLEALEAGADLLNDVSGFTFDPALAPLAAQASVPVCIMHAQGDPATMQQDPQYGNVLLDVYDFLEQQIDRLEATGVIREQIVIDPGIGFGKTQEHNLTLLRNLSLFHGLGCPILLGVSRKGFIGRIGGEPRAEARAPGSIAVGLAALAQGVQFLRVHDVAGTVQALRLWQAVR; encoded by the coding sequence GTGATATATTACCGGCCGTTGGTTCGACATGGCGAGGCGCGCCCCGAGGGCGCTGTTCCGCTTGCAGGCTCCGCCCTGTGGTTCACCGAGGTTGAGATCCTGAGCCGCGACGCGCCGCCGCGGATCGCGCCGGCCGGACTGGTGCCCGAGCTGCAACGCCGTCGGCTGAGCGCGCGGCGTGCGTCCATTGCCGGGCTGGACATGACCCAGCCGCAGATCATGGGCATCCTGAATGTAACCCCTGACAGCTTTTCTGACGGCGGCAAACATACAGGCGTTGAGGCCGGCAAGGCAGCAGCGTTGCAGATGGTGGCCGACGGCGCCACGATCATTGATGTGGGCGGCGAGTCCACCCGGCCAGGCGCTGAGGAAGTGGCCGAGGCCGACGAGATTGCCCGCACTGCACCGGTGATTGCGGCGATCCGGGCTGAAAGCTCTGTTCCCATCTCCATCGACACTCGCAAGGCCACGGTCGGGCTGGAAGCGCTGGAGGCTGGGGCGGACTTGCTGAATGATGTCTCCGGGTTCACCTTCGATCCCGCGCTGGCCCCGCTGGCGGCGCAGGCCAGCGTGCCGGTCTGCATCATGCATGCCCAGGGCGATCCCGCCACCATGCAGCAAGACCCGCAATACGGCAACGTGCTGCTGGATGTGTATGACTTCCTCGAGCAGCAGATCGACCGGCTGGAAGCGACCGGTGTAATCCGCGAGCAGATCGTGATCGATCCCGGCATCGGCTTTGGCAAGACGCAGGAACACAACCTGACGCTTCTGCGCAATCTCAGCCTGTTTCACGGGCTGGGCTGCCCGATTTTGCTGGGCGTTTCCCGCAAGGGTTTTATCGGCAGGATCGGCGGGGAGCCGCGTGCCGAAGCCCGCGCGCCGGGCTCGATTGCCGTGGGGCTTGCGGCCCTGGCGCAAGGCGTGCAATTTTTGCGGGTGCATGACGTGGCCGGGACGGTTCAGGCGCTGCGCCTTTGGCAGGCCGTCCGCTAA
- a CDS encoding GntR family transcriptional regulator has product MNQSRSNLKDAYALILEAIDSGVYKPGDRLVESDLAERFGVSRTPIREALQRLETQSLLERDGRSLIVASLDHNQMAELYVVRRELEGLAARLAARHATEEEIKVLKEMVEADNALIGNPAELSKANRRFHEQIHLASHNRYLVQQLDLVHRTMALMATTSLAAEGRSEIAQSEHKGIVDAISRRDEDAAGQALKDHISIAFMTRLKQDASGRG; this is encoded by the coding sequence ATGAACCAGAGCCGCAGCAACCTGAAAGATGCCTATGCGCTGATCCTCGAAGCGATCGACTCAGGGGTCTACAAACCGGGCGACCGGCTGGTGGAGAGCGACCTGGCCGAGCGGTTCGGCGTGTCGCGCACCCCGATCCGCGAAGCGCTGCAGCGGCTGGAAACCCAATCGCTGCTGGAGCGCGACGGGCGGTCGCTGATCGTGGCCTCGCTGGACCATAACCAGATGGCGGAGCTGTATGTGGTGCGGCGCGAGCTGGAGGGCCTGGCGGCCCGGCTGGCGGCGCGCCATGCCACTGAGGAAGAGATCAAGGTGCTGAAGGAGATGGTCGAGGCGGACAATGCGCTGATCGGCAACCCGGCGGAGCTGTCCAAGGCAAACCGCCGTTTCCATGAGCAGATCCACCTGGCCTCGCACAACCGCTATCTGGTGCAGCAGCTGGACCTGGTGCACCGGACCATGGCGCTGATGGCGACCACCTCGCTGGCGGCGGAGGGACGCAGTGAGATTGCCCAGTCTGAGCACAAGGGGATTGTCGATGCGATCAGCCGCCGCGACGAGGATGCCGCGGGCCAGGCGCTCAAGGACCACATCTCGATTGCCTTCATGACCCGGCTGAAACAGGACGCCAGCGGGCGGGGCTGA